The Mustela lutreola isolate mMusLut2 chromosome 3, mMusLut2.pri, whole genome shotgun sequence genome includes a region encoding these proteins:
- the LOC131826535 gene encoding annexin A2-like, with product MFTVHEVICKLSLEGDHSMPPSTYGSVKAYTNFDAEHDALNIEMAIKTKGVDEVIIVNILTNRSNEQRQDIAFAYQRRTKKELASALKSALSGHLETVILDLLKTSAQYDTSELKASMKGLRTDEDSLIEIICSRTNQELQEINRVYKEMYKTDLEKDIVSDTSGDFRKLMVALAKGRRAEDGSVIDYELIDQDAWDLYDAGVKRKGTDVPKRISIMTEQSVCHLQKVFDRYKSYSPYDMLESLKKEVKGDLENAFLNLVQCIQNKPLYFADQLYDSMKGKGTRDKVLIRIMVSRSEVDLLKIRSEFKRKYGKSLYYYIQQDTKGDYQKALLYLCGGND from the coding sequence ATGTTTACTGTTCATGAAGTTATCTGCAAGCTCAGCTTGGAGGGGGATCACTCCATGCCCCCAAGTACATATGGGTCGGTCAAAGCATACACCAATTTTGATGCTGAGCATGATGCTCTGAACATTGAAATGGCCATCAAGACCAAAGGTGTGGATGAGGTCATCATTGTCAACATTTTGACCAACCGCAGCAATGAACAGAGACAGGATATTGCCTTCGCCTACCAGAGAAGGACCAAAAAGGAACTTGCATCAGCGCTGAAATCAGCCTTGTCTGGCCACCTAGAGACAGTGATTTTGGACCTATTAAAAACATCTGCTCAATATGATACTTCTGAGCTGAAAGCCTCCATGAAGGGACTGAGGACTGATGAGGACTCCCTCATTGAGATCATCTGCTCAAGGACCAACCAAGAGCTTCAGGAAATTAACAGAGTCTACAAGGAAATGTACAAGACTGATCTGGAGAAGGACATCGTTTCTGATACATCTGGTGACTTCCGCAAGCTGATGGTTGCCCTTGCAAAGGGTAGAAGAGCAGAGGATGGCTCTGTCATTGATTATGAACTGATTGACCAAGATGCCTGGGATCTCTACGATGCCGGAGTGAAGAGGAAAGGAACTGATGTACCCAAGAGGATCAGCATCATGACTGAGCAGAGTGTGTGTCATCTCCAGAAAGTATTTGATAGGTACAAGAGCTACAGCCCTTATGACATGTTGGAGAGCCTCAAGAAGGAGGTCAAAGGAGACCTGGAAAATGCTTTCCTAAACCTGGTCCAGTGCATTCAGAATAAGCCCTTGTATTTTGCTGACCAGCTGTACGACTCCATGAAGGGCAAGGGGACTCGTGATAAAGTTCTGATTAGAATCATGGTCTCTCGCAGTGAAGTGGACCTGTTGAAAATTAGGTCTGAATTCAAGAGAAAGTATGGCAAGTCTCTGTATTACTACATCCAGCAAGACACGAAGGGCGACTACCAGAAAGCGCTGCTGTACCTGTGTGGTGGGAATGACTGA